One region of Vulgatibacter sp. genomic DNA includes:
- a CDS encoding c-type cytochrome — MRRLFLTLGLSLVVSACGSEAETTPAAEHGAALAASPSLSGSSFNTLACTSCHAVAPGDERILAGYPLAGAAARPSWWGGKILDLREAVDFCLVYFMKGDPLDPASEEGRALYDYLLSIDRDGPTEALPLTVVQRIEEAPPRGDAARGAEVHRLACGGCHGEPSTGAGRLVAAAPILPDQAREEALEAFPEFEPALVFTEKVRHGQFFGVGGNMPLYSLEALSDEDLGALLSFYGL, encoded by the coding sequence ATGCGCCGGCTCTTTCTCACCCTGGGTTTATCACTCGTTGTGTCTGCCTGCGGCTCGGAGGCCGAGACGACGCCGGCAGCGGAGCACGGCGCCGCGCTGGCAGCGTCCCCGTCTCTCTCCGGCAGCAGCTTCAATACCCTGGCCTGCACCAGCTGCCACGCGGTGGCGCCTGGCGACGAGCGGATCCTCGCGGGCTATCCGCTGGCCGGCGCCGCTGCCCGGCCGAGCTGGTGGGGCGGCAAGATCCTCGACCTGCGCGAGGCGGTCGACTTCTGCCTCGTCTACTTCATGAAGGGCGACCCGCTCGATCCAGCGAGCGAGGAGGGCAGGGCGCTCTACGACTACCTGCTCTCGATCGACCGCGACGGCCCCACCGAGGCGCTGCCCCTCACCGTGGTGCAGCGGATCGAGGAGGCGCCGCCCCGCGGTGACGCGGCCCGGGGCGCCGAGGTCCACCGCCTCGCCTGCGGCGGCTGCCACGGCGAGCCATCGACCGGGGCGGGGCGCCTCGTCGCGGCGGCGCCGATCCTGCCCGACCAGGCCCGCGAGGAGGCGCTCGAGGCCTTCCCGGAATTCGAACCGGCCCTCGTCTTCACCGAGAAGGTGCGGCACGGCCAATTCTTCGGCGTCGGTGGCAACATGCCGCTCTATTCGCTCGAGGCGCTCTCCGACGAGGACCTCGGCGCGCTCCTCTCCTTCTACGGGCTCTAG